Proteins encoded by one window of Sediminicoccus rosea:
- a CDS encoding N-acetylneuraminate synthase family protein, whose product MQIEIDGRAIGDGQPNFIIAEIGSNHNGDFALALRLIDAAAESGADAVKFQTFKASSHYSRRTPDVNYLKGVSIYELIESIELDRSWHAPLKEHAEQRGVVFLSSPCDPEAIAELAALGMAANKVASFDITDLDLVRLCAETCKPVILSTGMADWMEIQRAVETCRTAGNRDIVLLQCTSLYPAPSELSNLAAMRVMRDAFGVLTGYSDHTIGEHIPIASVALGGCMIEKHFTLDRAMAGPDHRFAMEPGEFAAMVRHVREVEKAIGDGAKAGPRPEEADMYEKCRRSLHAARAIEPGEVLSREMLTAKRPGLGIPPHMMDHVLGRSAKTRIEADEWITWQHI is encoded by the coding sequence ATGCAGATCGAGATCGACGGCCGCGCCATCGGGGACGGCCAGCCCAACTTCATCATCGCTGAGATTGGCTCGAACCATAACGGCGACTTCGCCCTAGCACTGCGCCTGATTGACGCCGCCGCCGAAAGCGGCGCGGACGCTGTCAAGTTCCAAACTTTCAAGGCATCCAGCCACTATTCGCGCCGCACGCCCGACGTGAACTACCTGAAGGGCGTATCCATCTACGAGCTGATCGAGTCCATCGAACTCGACCGCAGCTGGCACGCGCCGCTGAAGGAGCACGCCGAGCAAAGGGGCGTCGTGTTCCTATCTTCGCCCTGCGACCCAGAGGCTATCGCCGAACTCGCCGCGCTGGGCATGGCGGCCAATAAAGTGGCCTCCTTCGACATTACCGACCTCGACCTGGTGCGTCTTTGTGCAGAGACCTGCAAGCCGGTGATCCTATCGACCGGCATGGCGGACTGGATGGAGATCCAACGCGCGGTGGAAACCTGCCGCACCGCCGGTAACCGCGACATCGTGCTCCTGCAATGCACCTCGCTCTATCCGGCACCGAGCGAACTCAGCAACCTCGCAGCGATGCGGGTGATGCGCGACGCTTTCGGCGTGCTAACCGGCTATTCCGACCACACCATCGGCGAGCATATCCCAATCGCCTCGGTGGCGCTGGGCGGCTGCATGATCGAGAAGCACTTCACGCTCGACCGCGCTATGGCTGGCCCCGACCACCGCTTCGCCATGGAACCTGGCGAGTTCGCCGCCATGGTGCGGCACGTGCGCGAGGTGGAGAAGGCAATCGGCGACGGCGCGAAGGCCGGCCCCAGGCCCGAGGAGGCCGACATGTATGAGAAGTGCCGCCGCAGCCTGCACGCCGCGCGCGCGATAGAGCCCGGCGAGGTGCTGTCGCGGGAGATGCTGACGGCCAAACGCCCTGGTCTCGGCATCCCGCCGCATATGATGGATCATGTCCTGGGCCGCTCCGCCAAGACGCGCATTGAGGCGGATGAGTGGATCACATGGCAGCACATCTAG